Proteins from one Bacillus alveayuensis genomic window:
- a CDS encoding ABC-2 type transport system permease protein (product_source=KO:K01992; cog=COG4473; ko=KO:K01992; pfam=PF05975; transmembrane_helix_parts=Inside_1_29,TMhelix_30_47,Outside_48_56,TMhelix_57_79,Inside_80_102,TMhelix_103_125,Outside_126_129,TMhelix_130_149,Inside_150_169,TMhelix_170_185,Outside_186_189,TMhelix_190_207,Inside_208_282,TMhelix_283_301,Outside_302_304,TMhelix_305_327,Inside_328_347,TMhelix_348_370,Outside_371_374,TMhelix_375_397,Inside_398_405), which produces MKSVQDIWRLRLTEYIKETRMYLRYMFNDHLLFVLIFVVGGGAYWYQGWLKSIPADFPAAFVIAFLLTLTTTFAHVRTLLKEADIVFLLPLERKMSPYFRNALIFSYISQLYSIIAATLIMIPMYVKVFPVHQYDLMLLFIQLLLIKWWNQWIQWKMTIFPDRFSQFMDVLIRFFLNFLLLYFLISKEYPFVMTLYLIIVLYAYYFVRITKNKPLKWEYLIEAENRRRNNFYRIAHLFTDVPKLKNQVKHRKWMNWIFNLISHQQKNTYLYLFTRSFMRTGDYFGIFVRLLVIGAVILFLVPLSFVGYIFLAASLLFLTGIQLVRLHKQYEMFIIPQLYPVSNKAKVNSFLTLLFIMLVIQEAVFAIAVFMKKGFGFSIGHLAVNLLFIYVFVYLYIKKRFLTQS; this is translated from the coding sequence ATGAAATCGGTTCAAGACATTTGGCGGCTTCGCCTAACCGAATATATAAAAGAGACTCGTATGTATTTACGGTACATGTTCAATGATCATCTTCTCTTTGTTTTAATTTTTGTTGTAGGAGGAGGAGCGTATTGGTATCAAGGATGGCTAAAAAGCATACCTGCTGACTTTCCAGCTGCCTTTGTTATCGCTTTTCTTTTAACGCTAACGACTACATTTGCCCATGTCCGTACATTGTTAAAAGAAGCCGATATCGTATTCCTTCTTCCACTTGAAAGGAAAATGTCTCCGTATTTCCGAAATGCTTTGATCTTTAGTTATATTTCGCAATTGTATTCCATAATTGCAGCAACGTTGATCATGATTCCTATGTATGTAAAAGTTTTTCCGGTTCATCAATACGATTTAATGCTCCTTTTTATACAGCTTTTACTAATCAAATGGTGGAATCAATGGATTCAATGGAAAATGACAATTTTTCCAGATCGTTTTTCACAATTCATGGATGTTTTGATTCGTTTTTTCCTAAATTTCCTTCTTCTATATTTTCTCATTAGCAAAGAGTATCCATTTGTGATGACGCTTTATCTCATTATTGTATTGTATGCTTACTATTTTGTGCGGATCACGAAAAACAAACCGTTAAAATGGGAGTATTTAATTGAGGCAGAAAATAGGAGACGGAATAATTTTTATCGAATCGCTCATTTATTTACAGATGTCCCTAAACTGAAAAATCAAGTGAAGCATCGTAAGTGGATGAATTGGATTTTTAATCTCATTTCTCATCAGCAAAAAAATACGTATTTATATTTGTTCACCCGTTCATTTATGAGAACTGGCGACTATTTTGGAATTTTTGTTCGCTTATTAGTTATTGGAGCTGTCATTCTTTTTCTTGTGCCGTTGTCATTTGTTGGATATATTTTTTTAGCTGCTTCACTTTTATTTTTAACAGGAATACAGCTCGTTCGTTTGCATAAGCAATATGAAATGTTCATCATACCACAATTATATCCAGTTTCAAACAAAGCGAAAGTAAATAGCTTTTTAACATTATTATTCATCATGCTTGTCATTCAAGAAGCTGTCTTTGCGATCGCTGTCTTCATGAAAAAAGGCTTTGGATTTAGTATTGGACACTTGGCAGTTAACCTTCTATTTATTTATGTTTTTGTTTATTTATATATTAAGAAACGATTTTTGACGCAAAGCTAA
- a CDS encoding hypothetical protein (product_source=Hypo-rule applied; superfamily=48613; transmembrane_helix_parts=Inside_1_12,TMhelix_13_35,Outside_36_58) — MFTKTVVSRLKAWGAPKLALAVGVSVAVALNYLDIGTQIAKQLDKRDKRPNNGWIDLY, encoded by the coding sequence TTGTTTACCAAAACTGTAGTTAGTCGTTTAAAAGCATGGGGAGCACCAAAGTTAGCTTTAGCTGTAGGCGTTTCTGTCGCTGTTGCCTTAAATTATTTAGATATTGGAACTCAAATTGCTAAACAGCTTGATAAAAGAGATAAGAGACCTAATAATGGTTGGATAGACCTTTATTAA